In the Solibacillus sp. FSL K6-1523 genome, one interval contains:
- the hisD gene encoding histidinol dehydrogenase, whose product MNITTLTDDISLKRQLESGNEEQLKTVRQVISDVRTKGDQAIKYYSEKWDGFAPENLKVSVAEMDEAVAGFDAQLYKDLQEAADNIRLYHKEQKRDGYKLPLADGSWLGQRITPLDAVGLYVPGGSAAYPSSVLMNVIPAQVAGVKRIVITSPAGKDGKLPAAVLVAAYILGVTEIYKVGGAQAIAALAYGTETIEPVDKITGPGNIFVALAKREVFGEVAIDMIAGPSEICVLADDSAYADEIAADLLSQAEHDALACAILITTSDDLADAVAEQVEIQLRKLPRESIARQSIENFGHVYIAESIAEAVRAVNSLAPEHLEVMTENAEQVAQMITHAGAIFIGRYSSEPVGDYFAGTNHVLPTNSTARFASGLNVDDFIKRTSVVYYSKKTWAQNAPKIARLARLEGLEGHARAVESRSWDKGE is encoded by the coding sequence ATGAATATTACAACGCTTACAGATGATATTTCTTTAAAACGTCAGCTTGAAAGTGGCAATGAAGAGCAACTTAAAACCGTGCGCCAAGTCATCTCGGACGTCCGCACAAAAGGTGATCAAGCAATTAAGTATTATAGTGAAAAATGGGACGGCTTTGCACCTGAAAACTTGAAAGTAAGTGTCGCTGAAATGGATGAGGCGGTCGCTGGCTTTGATGCACAATTATATAAAGATTTACAGGAAGCAGCAGACAATATTCGTCTTTACCATAAGGAACAAAAACGTGATGGCTATAAGCTACCATTAGCAGATGGGTCTTGGCTTGGACAACGCATTACACCACTGGATGCGGTAGGGCTCTATGTTCCGGGGGGGTCAGCGGCTTATCCTTCCTCAGTTTTAATGAATGTCATCCCTGCACAAGTAGCAGGTGTAAAGCGTATTGTCATTACTTCACCAGCTGGTAAAGACGGCAAGCTACCCGCAGCTGTGTTAGTAGCGGCATACATATTAGGTGTGACAGAAATTTATAAAGTTGGTGGCGCACAGGCAATTGCTGCCCTTGCTTATGGTACGGAAACGATTGAACCGGTTGATAAAATTACAGGTCCTGGCAATATTTTTGTTGCTTTGGCGAAACGAGAAGTATTCGGTGAAGTCGCGATTGATATGATTGCTGGACCTTCAGAAATTTGTGTACTAGCAGATGATTCCGCGTATGCCGATGAAATTGCAGCCGACTTACTATCACAAGCAGAGCATGATGCATTGGCATGCGCGATTCTTATTACGACGAGTGATGACTTAGCGGATGCGGTGGCGGAGCAAGTAGAAATTCAATTGCGCAAACTGCCACGTGAAAGCATTGCCCGCCAATCAATTGAAAATTTCGGTCATGTTTATATTGCTGAATCAATAGCAGAAGCGGTAAGAGCTGTTAATTCATTAGCACCTGAACATTTAGAAGTGATGACAGAAAACGCAGAGCAAGTAGCACAAATGATTACCCATGCCGGAGCTATTTTTATCGGGCGCTACAGCTCAGAGCCTGTAGGAGATTATTTCGCAGGTACGAACCATGTGTTGCCAACAAATTCAACAGCACGTTTCGCAAGTGGCTTAAATGTAGATGATTTTATTAAACGGACGAGCGTTGTTTATTATAGCAAAAAAACATGGGCACAAAATGCACCGAAAATTGCCCGTTTAGCCCGATTAGAAGGATTAGAAGGACATGCCCGTGCAGTAGAGTCACGCAGCTGGGATAAAGGAGAATGA
- the hisG gene encoding ATP phosphoribosyltransferase, giving the protein MTELTIAMPKGRIFEEAYEMLIQAGFNLPEEVEMSRKLMIEIPEEKIRFILAKPMDVPVYVEHGVADIGIAGKDVLLEQRRTVHELLDLKISACYIASAGLPNTKLSEIAPRIATKYPNIAMKYYKGIGEQVEIIELNGSIELAPMIGLADRIVDIVSTGRTLAENGLVEYEQIADVSSRLIANPVSYRMKSERIQDLVTRLKTCVK; this is encoded by the coding sequence ATGACAGAGTTAACAATTGCGATGCCAAAAGGGAGAATTTTTGAAGAAGCATATGAAATGTTAATTCAAGCAGGTTTTAACCTTCCTGAAGAAGTAGAAATGTCGCGCAAATTAATGATTGAAATACCTGAGGAAAAGATACGATTTATATTAGCAAAACCAATGGATGTACCTGTTTATGTGGAGCATGGTGTGGCGGATATCGGCATTGCGGGCAAGGACGTATTACTAGAGCAACGCCGTACAGTGCATGAACTTTTGGATTTAAAAATTAGTGCGTGTTACATCGCATCTGCGGGCTTACCGAATACGAAATTAAGTGAAATTGCGCCGCGCATCGCAACGAAATATCCGAATATTGCGATGAAATATTATAAAGGGATTGGCGAGCAAGTCGAAATTATTGAGCTAAATGGCTCAATCGAATTAGCGCCGATGATTGGTTTAGCTGATCGCATTGTAGATATCGTTTCAACGGGTAGAACGTTAGCGGAAAATGGACTTGTGGAGTATGAACAAATTGCAGATGTTTCATCTCGTTTAATCGCCAATCCAGTAAGTTACCGCATGAAAAGTGAGCGTATTCAAGATTTAGTAACACGTCTAAAAACATGTGTGAAGTAA